The following are from one region of the Mauremys reevesii isolate NIE-2019 linkage group 2, ASM1616193v1, whole genome shotgun sequence genome:
- the OTULINL gene encoding inactive ubiquitin thioesterase OTULINL isoform X2 encodes MSGRNEVQSWTTAVNQSLHIVWQKIKRQLILVMSFLLAALWYCRRLYAYLAQLLKWWSRYLQRKFKKNLSVLAEVDLLGYCAREWKGETKQAKQMKAAYEELFWRHHIKYIRQVRRDNYCALRAVLFQVFSQGIYFPSWMKERDILKLPEKLLYSQGCNWIQQYSFGPERYTGANVFGKLRKCIETLKTQWTEISGVKDHDERGNMCNILFSDESKEHKLYEAIKFIMLYQVVEAYEQMKNEQKRVPILFSLLFARDTSSDPLSFMMNHLNSIGDTGGLEQVEMFLLGYLLEVKIRVYRLYKFNTEEFQVNFPEEYHRDWQEVSLLTEDDHHYHIPIIRI; translated from the exons gGAGGAATGAAGTGCAGTCCTGGACGACAGCTGTCAACCAATCCTTACATATTGTGTGGCAAAAAATAAAGAGACAACTAATATTAGTCATGTCTTTTCTCCTTGCTGCTCTCTGGTATTGTAGAAGGCTCTATGCATACTTAGCACAGCTGTTGAAATG GTGGAGTAGATATCTGCAGAGAAAATTCAAAA AGAACCTCAGTGTACTGGCAGAAGTTGATCTGCTTGGTTATTGTGCAAGAGAATGGAAAGGAGAAACCAAGCAGGCCAAGCAGATGAAGGCG GCTTATGAAGAACTATTTTGGAGACACCATATTAAATATATACGACAAGTCAGAAGAGATAACTACTGTGCATTAAGAGCTGTGCTGTTTCAGGTATTCAGCCAGGGCATTTATTTTCCATCATGGATGAAGGAGAGAGACATTTTAAAG CTCCCCGAAAAGCTTCTGTATTCACAAGGCTGCAACTGGATCCAGCAATATAGTTTTGGACCAGAAAGATACACAGGCGCCAACGTGTTTGGAAAATTACGTAAATGTATTGAAACATTAAAGACACAG TGGACTGAAATAAGTGGTGTTAAAGACCACGACGAAAGAGGAAACATGTGCAATATCCTTTTCTCTGATGAAAGCAAGGAACATAAGCTGTATGAGGCTATAAAATTCATCATGCTTTACCAAGTTGTGGAAGCCTATGAACAGATGAAGAATGAGCAGAAACGTGTACCCATCCTTTTTAGCCTCCTTTTTGCTCGTGATACGTCATCTGACCCTTTGAGTTTCATGATGAATCATCTGAATTCCATAGGGGACACGGGTGGTCTGGAGCAG gTTGAAATGTTTCTTCTTGGATATTTACTTGAAGTAAAGATAAGAGTCTACAGACTGTATAAGTTTAACACTGAAGAGTTCCAAGTAAACTTTCCAGAGGAGTATCACAGGGACTGGCAGGAAGTCTCTCTTCTGACTGAGGATGACCATCACTATCACATCCCCATTATTAGAATATAA
- the OTULINL gene encoding inactive ubiquitin thioesterase OTULINL isoform X3, producing MSFLLAALWYCRRLYAYLAQLLKWWSRYLQRKFKKNLSVLAEVDLLGYCAREWKGETKQAKQMKAAYEELFWRHHIKYIRQVRRDNYCALRAVLFQVFSQGIYFPSWMKERDILKLPEKLLYSQGCNWIQQYSFGPERYTGANVFGKLRKCIETLKTQWTEISGVKDHDERGNMCNILFSDESKEHKLYEAIKFIMLYQVVEAYEQMKNEQKRVPILFSLLFARDTSSDPLSFMMNHLNSIGDTGGLEQVEMFLLGYLLEVKIRVYRLYKFNTEEFQVNFPEEYHRDWQEVSLLTEDDHHYHIPIIRI from the exons ATGTCTTTTCTCCTTGCTGCTCTCTGGTATTGTAGAAGGCTCTATGCATACTTAGCACAGCTGTTGAAATG GTGGAGTAGATATCTGCAGAGAAAATTCAAAA AGAACCTCAGTGTACTGGCAGAAGTTGATCTGCTTGGTTATTGTGCAAGAGAATGGAAAGGAGAAACCAAGCAGGCCAAGCAGATGAAGGCG GCTTATGAAGAACTATTTTGGAGACACCATATTAAATATATACGACAAGTCAGAAGAGATAACTACTGTGCATTAAGAGCTGTGCTGTTTCAGGTATTCAGCCAGGGCATTTATTTTCCATCATGGATGAAGGAGAGAGACATTTTAAAG CTCCCCGAAAAGCTTCTGTATTCACAAGGCTGCAACTGGATCCAGCAATATAGTTTTGGACCAGAAAGATACACAGGCGCCAACGTGTTTGGAAAATTACGTAAATGTATTGAAACATTAAAGACACAG TGGACTGAAATAAGTGGTGTTAAAGACCACGACGAAAGAGGAAACATGTGCAATATCCTTTTCTCTGATGAAAGCAAGGAACATAAGCTGTATGAGGCTATAAAATTCATCATGCTTTACCAAGTTGTGGAAGCCTATGAACAGATGAAGAATGAGCAGAAACGTGTACCCATCCTTTTTAGCCTCCTTTTTGCTCGTGATACGTCATCTGACCCTTTGAGTTTCATGATGAATCATCTGAATTCCATAGGGGACACGGGTGGTCTGGAGCAG gTTGAAATGTTTCTTCTTGGATATTTACTTGAAGTAAAGATAAGAGTCTACAGACTGTATAAGTTTAACACTGAAGAGTTCCAAGTAAACTTTCCAGAGGAGTATCACAGGGACTGGCAGGAAGTCTCTCTTCTGACTGAGGATGACCATCACTATCACATCCCCATTATTAGAATATAA
- the OTULINL gene encoding inactive ubiquitin thioesterase OTULINL isoform X1, translating to MLRRLDRGESKNREQLTEPVKRNRVDQSSKKSIGRNEVQSWTTAVNQSLHIVWQKIKRQLILVMSFLLAALWYCRRLYAYLAQLLKWWSRYLQRKFKKNLSVLAEVDLLGYCAREWKGETKQAKQMKAAYEELFWRHHIKYIRQVRRDNYCALRAVLFQVFSQGIYFPSWMKERDILKLPEKLLYSQGCNWIQQYSFGPERYTGANVFGKLRKCIETLKTQWTEISGVKDHDERGNMCNILFSDESKEHKLYEAIKFIMLYQVVEAYEQMKNEQKRVPILFSLLFARDTSSDPLSFMMNHLNSIGDTGGLEQVEMFLLGYLLEVKIRVYRLYKFNTEEFQVNFPEEYHRDWQEVSLLTEDDHHYHIPIIRI from the exons gGAGGAATGAAGTGCAGTCCTGGACGACAGCTGTCAACCAATCCTTACATATTGTGTGGCAAAAAATAAAGAGACAACTAATATTAGTCATGTCTTTTCTCCTTGCTGCTCTCTGGTATTGTAGAAGGCTCTATGCATACTTAGCACAGCTGTTGAAATG GTGGAGTAGATATCTGCAGAGAAAATTCAAAA AGAACCTCAGTGTACTGGCAGAAGTTGATCTGCTTGGTTATTGTGCAAGAGAATGGAAAGGAGAAACCAAGCAGGCCAAGCAGATGAAGGCG GCTTATGAAGAACTATTTTGGAGACACCATATTAAATATATACGACAAGTCAGAAGAGATAACTACTGTGCATTAAGAGCTGTGCTGTTTCAGGTATTCAGCCAGGGCATTTATTTTCCATCATGGATGAAGGAGAGAGACATTTTAAAG CTCCCCGAAAAGCTTCTGTATTCACAAGGCTGCAACTGGATCCAGCAATATAGTTTTGGACCAGAAAGATACACAGGCGCCAACGTGTTTGGAAAATTACGTAAATGTATTGAAACATTAAAGACACAG TGGACTGAAATAAGTGGTGTTAAAGACCACGACGAAAGAGGAAACATGTGCAATATCCTTTTCTCTGATGAAAGCAAGGAACATAAGCTGTATGAGGCTATAAAATTCATCATGCTTTACCAAGTTGTGGAAGCCTATGAACAGATGAAGAATGAGCAGAAACGTGTACCCATCCTTTTTAGCCTCCTTTTTGCTCGTGATACGTCATCTGACCCTTTGAGTTTCATGATGAATCATCTGAATTCCATAGGGGACACGGGTGGTCTGGAGCAG gTTGAAATGTTTCTTCTTGGATATTTACTTGAAGTAAAGATAAGAGTCTACAGACTGTATAAGTTTAACACTGAAGAGTTCCAAGTAAACTTTCCAGAGGAGTATCACAGGGACTGGCAGGAAGTCTCTCTTCTGACTGAGGATGACCATCACTATCACATCCCCATTATTAGAATATAA